Proteins found in one Kangiella sediminilitoris genomic segment:
- a CDS encoding S8 family peptidase, which yields MKLTKVVTGVLLATGAAGAYAGQFKTAHDPANAVEGQYIVVLKDDAVQEHQGLFSSQANLKAVQMVNDRLSMKYNARVSRTYKNVVKGGVYNMTAAQAKKLAQDPTVEIVEEDQIMSIDATQSNPTWGIDRVDQRNLPLSNSYTYNTTASNVNAYIIDTGILNSHSEFGGRSTSGIDTVDNDGDATDCNGHGTHVAGTVGGSTYGVAKNVNLIGVRVLNCQGSGTNSGVIAGMDWVADNHTKPAVANMSLGGGASSTTDNAVQGMVDAGVTVVVAAGNDNSNACNYSPARAANAITVGSTTSSDSRSSFSNYGSCLDIYAPGSSITSAWSNGGTNTISGTSMASPHVAGIAALYLADNPTASVSQVTQAIVDAATPGVVSDAKSGSPNLLAYSLFDGSTPPPPPPGGDTLENGVAVTISGAQGSETDYTFEVPSDASNVSFDMNGGSGDADLYVKFGSAPTTSSYDCRPYRNGNTESCDFTAQAGTYYVMVRGYTSYSNASLVATHDGGGTNPPPGGGGSETIDNISGASGSWNHYYLDVPAGMSTLTATISGGSGDADLYVRRGAQPTTSAYDCRPYKWGNEETCNISSPAEDRYYISIRGYQSYSGVTLDVVWE from the coding sequence ATGAAACTAACTAAAGTAGTTACAGGGGTACTACTTGCGACGGGAGCTGCTGGCGCATACGCTGGTCAGTTCAAAACCGCGCATGACCCAGCAAATGCTGTTGAAGGTCAATATATCGTTGTACTTAAAGATGATGCCGTTCAAGAGCATCAAGGTCTGTTCAGCTCACAAGCAAACTTAAAAGCTGTACAAATGGTCAACGATCGCTTGAGCATGAAGTATAACGCTCGTGTCAGCCGTACTTATAAAAACGTCGTAAAAGGCGGTGTTTATAACATGACAGCTGCACAGGCTAAAAAGCTTGCACAGGATCCTACGGTAGAAATAGTTGAAGAAGATCAAATCATGTCTATCGACGCAACTCAAAGTAACCCAACCTGGGGTATTGACCGCGTTGATCAGCGTAACCTGCCTTTAAGCAATTCTTACACTTACAACACGACAGCTTCTAACGTGAACGCTTACATCATTGATACTGGTATCTTAAACAGTCACAGTGAGTTTGGCGGACGTTCTACAAGCGGTATTGATACGGTTGATAACGATGGTGACGCTACCGACTGTAACGGTCACGGTACTCACGTAGCTGGTACCGTTGGTGGTAGCACTTATGGTGTTGCTAAAAACGTTAACCTGATTGGTGTTCGAGTATTGAACTGTCAGGGTAGCGGTACTAACTCTGGCGTTATCGCTGGTATGGACTGGGTTGCAGACAACCACACTAAACCAGCTGTTGCTAACATGAGTTTAGGTGGTGGCGCATCATCTACTACTGATAACGCTGTACAAGGTATGGTAGACGCAGGTGTAACTGTTGTTGTTGCTGCAGGTAACGATAACTCTAACGCCTGTAACTACTCGCCAGCTCGTGCAGCTAATGCAATCACTGTAGGCTCTACAACTTCAAGTGATTCACGTTCTAGCTTCTCGAACTACGGTTCATGCCTAGACATTTATGCTCCAGGTTCAAGCATTACATCAGCATGGTCAAACGGCGGTACTAACACTATCAGTGGTACGTCAATGGCATCTCCTCACGTTGCTGGTATCGCAGCTCTATACTTAGCTGACAACCCAACAGCTTCAGTAAGCCAGGTAACTCAGGCTATAGTAGATGCAGCAACTCCGGGTGTTGTAAGCGACGCTAAATCAGGTTCTCCAAACCTACTGGCTTACAGCCTGTTTGATGGCTCTACGCCACCACCACCACCACCAGGCGGTGATACGCTTGAAAACGGTGTAGCGGTAACAATTTCAGGCGCTCAAGGTTCTGAAACTGATTACACATTTGAAGTGCCATCTGATGCTTCTAACGTAAGCTTCGATATGAACGGTGGTTCTGGTGATGCTGACCTTTACGTTAAGTTTGGTAGCGCGCCAACAACTTCAAGCTATGACTGTCGTCCATACCGTAATGGTAACACTGAGTCTTGTGACTTCACGGCTCAAGCGGGTACTTATTATGTAATGGTACGTGGTTACACTAGCTACTCTAACGCTAGCCTGGTTGCTACTCACGATGGTGGCGGTACAAATCCTCCTCCAGGCGGTGGCGGTAGTGAAACTATCGATAACATTTCTGGCGCATCAGGCAGCTGGAACCACTACTACCTAGACGTACCAGCAGGTATGAGCACGCTGACAGCGACTATCAGTGGCGGTTCAGGTGATGCTGACCTCTATGTTCGTCGTGGTGCTCAGCCGACTACTTCTGCGTACGATTGTCGCCCATACAAATGGGGCAACGAGGAAACTTGCAACATCAGCAGCCCTGCTGAAGATCGTTACTACATCAGTATTCGTGGCTACCAGTCATACTCAGGTGTGACTCTAGACGTAGTCTGGGAATAA
- the hslV gene encoding ATP-dependent protease subunit HslV: MEQYRGTTILSVRRNGKVVIGGDGQVSLGNTIMKGNARKVRRLYNDQVIAGFAGGTADAFTLFERFETKLEAHGGKLMRAAVELAKDWRTDRALRKLEALLAVADKEHSLIITGNGDVIQPEDDLIAIGSGGAFAQSAAKALLQKTKLDAREIVETGLTIAGDICIYTNHSQTIEELTYE; this comes from the coding sequence TTGGAACAGTATCGTGGAACCACAATATTATCCGTTCGTCGTAACGGCAAAGTTGTTATTGGCGGTGATGGTCAGGTCTCACTAGGCAACACCATCATGAAAGGAAACGCCCGCAAAGTTCGTCGCTTATATAACGATCAGGTTATTGCCGGGTTTGCTGGCGGCACCGCTGATGCCTTTACCCTTTTTGAGCGCTTTGAAACTAAACTCGAAGCACATGGCGGAAAGCTGATGCGAGCGGCTGTCGAACTTGCCAAAGATTGGCGTACTGACCGTGCGCTGCGCAAACTTGAGGCCCTATTGGCCGTTGCTGATAAAGAACACTCTCTGATTATCACTGGTAACGGTGATGTTATTCAGCCAGAGGATGATTTAATAGCCATCGGCTCTGGTGGTGCTTTCGCACAGTCTGCAGCAAAAGCCCTACTCCAAAAAACCAAGCTTGATGCACGCGAAATCGTTGAAACCGGATTGACCATTGCTGGTGATATTTGTATCTACACAAACCACAGCCAGACAATCGAAGAATTAACCTACGAATAG
- the hslU gene encoding ATP-dependent protease ATPase subunit HslU: MSMTPREIVHELDKHIIGQSGAKRSVAIALRNRWRRMQVDESLRNEITPKNILMIGPTGVGKTEIARRLAKLANAPFIKIEATKFTEVGYVGRDVESIIRDLVDAAFKMLREQEMAKVENRAQDAAEEKVLDALLPPARKSESAWDQEEEPKSEDSSARQVFRKKLRQGELDDKEIEIDVAQMAVGIDIMAPPGMEDMTSQLQSMFQNMSPGKSKKRKVKVKDAMKMLTEEEAAKMIDQEELKIKAVESVEQHGIVFLDEIDKVTKRSENNDGGVSREGVQRDLLPLVEGCTVNTKYGMIKTDHILFIASGAFHLSKPSDLIPELQGRLPIRVELRALTPEDFKRILTEPDAALTKQYQALLATEGKKVEFTDSGIEKVAEYSFQVNETTENIGARRLHTVMERLLDEVSFEASESDAPLIIDADYVNKQLSELADNEDLSRFIL, from the coding sequence ATGTCTATGACACCTCGTGAAATTGTCCATGAACTAGACAAACACATTATTGGCCAGAGTGGGGCTAAACGCTCTGTAGCTATCGCGCTACGTAACCGCTGGCGTCGTATGCAAGTAGACGAAAGCTTGCGCAATGAAATAACTCCTAAAAATATCCTGATGATTGGCCCTACCGGTGTCGGTAAAACCGAAATCGCTCGTCGTCTGGCGAAGTTAGCTAACGCTCCCTTCATTAAAATTGAAGCTACCAAATTTACCGAGGTAGGTTACGTTGGTCGTGACGTGGAATCGATCATCCGAGATCTGGTTGATGCCGCCTTCAAGATGTTACGTGAGCAGGAAATGGCAAAGGTAGAAAACCGGGCCCAGGACGCTGCCGAAGAAAAAGTCCTTGATGCCCTGCTTCCGCCAGCCAGAAAGTCTGAATCAGCATGGGATCAGGAAGAAGAACCAAAGTCCGAAGATTCCTCCGCACGTCAGGTATTTCGAAAAAAGTTACGTCAAGGTGAACTCGACGACAAAGAAATAGAAATTGATGTCGCCCAGATGGCTGTAGGTATTGATATTATGGCTCCACCCGGCATGGAAGATATGACCAGCCAGCTCCAGTCCATGTTCCAGAATATGAGCCCAGGGAAAAGCAAAAAGCGTAAAGTCAAAGTCAAAGATGCGATGAAAATGCTGACCGAAGAAGAAGCTGCCAAAATGATTGATCAGGAAGAGCTGAAAATTAAAGCAGTGGAATCAGTTGAACAGCACGGCATAGTATTCCTTGATGAGATCGACAAGGTAACAAAGCGCAGTGAAAATAATGACGGAGGCGTTTCACGTGAGGGCGTACAACGTGATCTACTTCCTCTTGTTGAAGGATGCACAGTAAATACCAAGTACGGGATGATCAAAACTGATCATATTCTGTTTATTGCGTCTGGAGCATTCCATCTGTCAAAACCTTCGGACTTAATTCCTGAACTCCAGGGTCGTTTACCTATTCGTGTAGAGCTGCGAGCTCTAACCCCTGAAGATTTTAAACGAATTCTAACTGAGCCAGACGCTGCTTTGACCAAACAATATCAGGCTCTATTAGCGACTGAAGGAAAGAAAGTAGAGTTCACAGATAGTGGTATTGAAAAGGTTGCGGAGTATTCTTTCCAGGTTAACGAAACCACGGAAAATATTGGTGCACGCCGTCTGCATACGGTTATGGAGCGACTGCTGGATGAAGTATCTTTTGAAGCCAGTGAGAGTGATGCTCCTCTGATCATCGATGCAGACTATGTCAACAAGCAGCTTTCTGAGCTAGCAGACAATGAAGACCTGAGCCGCTTTATTCTTTAA